Part of the Desulfurispira natronophila genome, TAGTGCTGGGGTGCCCACGCTGCAGGCCCTCAGTTCCGTCAGTCGCTCCATCGGTAACAGCTTTATTGCCCGCTCCATCGACGATATGCGTCAGAGCATCGAAGGAGGTGAAAGCCTTTCCCGCAGTGCCGCCGCCACCCGTCGTTTTACCCCCATGGTGCTGCAAATGATGGCCGTTGGCGAAGAGACCGGCTCCACCGATACCATGCTGCTGGAAACCGCCGAGTTTTACGACGAAGCCATTGACTACGACCTCAAGCGCCTCTCCGACGCCCTGGAACCCATACTGCTGGTCTTTATGGGAGCCCTGGTACTGCTGCTGGCGCTGGGAATATTTATGCCCATGTGGAGCATGGGCTCCGCCATGACCGGTTGAATGATGAAAGGATTTACGCTGCTGGAACTGATATTGACCCTGGTAATCGTCGGCATACTGGCGGGAGTAGCCGTCATGGCCTGGCCAGGGAGAGACATAGAGGTTGGCGTCTATGCCCAGCGGATGGTGAGCGATATCAGGTATGTGCAGCTTACGGCCATGACTTGCGAAGACTGTGAAACCGGAGCCATTGTCATTGATGGCAATGGGTATGAATTTCAGTTGGATGGTGTGCCTCGGTCATTTGCCGATGGGCAGATGGGGCGGGATATAGCTGCACTAGGGTTAAATGTCAGTGGTGATGGAGTTATCTTCGATTCTGAGTTTGGGGAGCCGGTGGATAGTGGGGGAACATCTCTGACAAGTGCTCTGTCTCTTACTCTCAGTGGAACGGCAATCTGCATCTATCCCCGCACCGGCTATACCGAGATAGGTGCTTGTTCGTAAACTGCGTATGTACAGCAAATAACTACACATTTGTAAAAACAACTTCCCAGGAAGGGCGATAATGAAAAAATTCGTTTGCTTACTGATTACCCTTGGATTTATTACAACAATAGCCGGGTGCAGTGGGGATGACACGGTGGCAAGAGCAGGCAATGACGGTGCAGAGCTCACGCTCAGAACTGATAAAAAATCCATTGTTGCTGATGGACAGGCCACAGCTACCATAGAAGTTGCACTCATTGAACGGGACTCATCCCTATCTGAAGTCCAGTCAGTAGTGCTGTCAACTTCGTTAGGAGAGATATTTGATAAAGAGGGAGAGCCACTTGAGCAATTAGAGGTTTCAGGAATGCAAGGCGGTAATAAAATATTTTTTCGCTCTGAACACGCCGGAGAAGCGTTACTTGTAGCCAAGTATGGTGAGTTGACAGCAGAGCTGAAGCTCAGGGCTGAAGCTATTGAAGGAACGAAATTGGCTCATCACCTTTTTGCAACGCCAGCATATGAAAACCTCTGCCCTGAGCTGATGAGTTGCTTACGCCTGGATTACTACTCGTCGAGCAGTCAAATAAAAGTCTTCACAACAGGCAACTACACAGCCCCCGATGGCATGGAACTTGATCTTTATGTGCTTGATCTGGTCCTGGCTTCGGGAACAAATGGCGAAGGCAGTGCTGATGCAATGCGTTTTCTTGATAGTTCAGCAAGTTTTGATTCAGGAATAATTGCAGCAGGAGACATTCTGGTTCTGCCACAACTTCCCTCAGAAAATCGGGTACGCA contains:
- a CDS encoding pilus assembly FimT family protein; the protein is MMKGFTLLELILTLVIVGILAGVAVMAWPGRDIEVGVYAQRMVSDIRYVQLTAMTCEDCETGAIVIDGNGYEFQLDGVPRSFADGQMGRDIAALGLNVSGDGVIFDSEFGEPVDSGGTSLTSALSLTLSGTAICIYPRTGYTEIGACS